In Toxoplasma gondii ME49 chromosome X, whole genome shotgun sequence, a single genomic region encodes these proteins:
- a CDS encoding U2 snRNP auxiliary factor, putative (encoded by transcript TGME49_236910) gives MAEHLARIIGTEEDRVNCPFYWKIGACRHGDQCSRSHYKPTSSPTIVLRHMYPNPPVAVAIAEGQNVSDELLDQAADHFEAFFSEVFEELAKYGEVEDMVVCDNIGDHIIGNVYVKYTDEEAANKALAALQGRFYSGKQIHAEFTPVTDFREARCRQFVDGQCRRGGYCNFMHLKHVPRSLKRKLFKKMFDDHPDYGRQRSPGRRRSRSRQRSSSPRRPTRRRSPSIQRPERRTSEERRAMIAKWNEEREEANG, from the exons ATGGCGGAGCATCTGGCTCGTATCATAGGGACGGAGGAGGATAGAGTGAACTGTCCTTTTTATTGGAAAATTGGAGCCTGTCGTCATGGAGATCAGTGTTCTCGGTCGCACTATAAACCGACATCGTCGCCAACAATCGTCCTCCGTCACATGTACCCCAACCCTCCCGTAGCTGTGGCAATTGCAGAAGGACAGAATG TTTCGGATGAACTACTTGACCAAGCAGCGGACCACTTCGAGGCATTTTTTTCTGAAGTATTCGAGGAGTTAGCGAAGTACGGTGAGGTGGAGGATATGGTGGTGTGCGACAATATAGGCGACCACATCATCGGAAACGTCTACGTAAAATACACAGATGAAGAAGCGGCAAACAAGGCACTGGCTGCCTTGCAAGGAAGATTTTACTCAG GCAAGCAGATTCACGCCGAGTTCACCCCTGTTACAGATTTCCGGGAAGCACGGTGCCGGCAGTTCGTTGATGGACAGTGTCGCAGAGGCGGATATTGTAATTTTATGCATCTCAAGCATGTTCCTCGCTCGCTGAAGAGGAAACTGTTTAAGAAGATGTTCGACGATCACCCAGATTACGGAAGGCAGCGATCTCCGGGGCGAAGGAGATCCCGGTCGCGTCAGCGATCCTCCTCTCCAAGAAGACCAACAAGGAG ACGTTCCCCAAGCATACAGCGGCCCGAACGTCGGACAAGCGAAGAGCGGAGAGCAATGATCGCGAAGTGGAATgaggagcgcgaagaagcgaatgGATGA